The genomic DNA TCATTGGATGAAGCCAAACATCTCTTAGAATGGTTGTCATTCGAAAAGAATAATGGAAAAACGGAATATGTACTTCATCTTACATATAACGCAAAAAGACAGGGTAAGAAAATTTTTTATGATGTTAAAGCAGGAAAGGGCGAGGGTGCAAAGTTATTAAACAGCGAGGCTAGAAATCGAATAAAGGCTACATATTTAAAACCCTTAAGAGATGCAAATACCGAACTTGCACCAAGAAAAAACTCAAGATTATCTCAAATACTGAGTAGCCACTCTGCTTTCGAAGATGAAGATAGTCACTTTTTAGTCGAGACTTTTAAGGAAGCTAACAATAAAATAGATTTATATTTCAAAGGAAAAAATATGGACCAAAGTGAGCTGCCAGATCAAGAAGGCAAAAATCTTTTAAAGGAAATTAACAGTTACCTTGAAAAGTTCTCTAATAAAAATAATGTTCTTGAATCAGGTTTTAAAGTTTCGGACCTAAAACTAAGATATATACTTGAACGTTTAAGTTTACAGTTTTCTAGCGAAAAACCTGGATTAGGCTCTAACAACATTTTGTTTATCGCTACAGAACTTTTATTGTTAAAAAGAGAAGAGTTCGATGGATTGAAGATAGCTTTAATTGAGGAAATAGAAGCGCATTTACATACCCAAGCTCAAATAAGACTTATTGAATATTTACAGGAAGAAGCAGAAAGCTCGAACATTCAACTTTTACTAACCACACACAGCACAGTATTGTCGTCTAAAATCAAATTAGAGAATCTCTTTATTTGTAACAATGACAATATTTTTTCAATGCGACCAGATGAAACTGAATTGTTAAAAGGAGATTATTTATTTCTAGAAAGATTTTTGGATGCAACAAAGGCCGATATGTTTTTTGCTCAAGGGGTGATTATGGTTGAGGGAGATGCAGAAAACCTGATCATTCCAGCATTAAGCAGGGTAATAGACAAACCTCTTTCACAGTATGGCGTAACCGTATTAAATGTAGGTAGCACGGCATTTTTAAGGTACTCAAGGATTTTCAGACGTAAGAATATTAAAGAAGGGCAATTTACGATCCCTGTAGCATGTATAACAGATTTGGATATTGATACTGAAGCGTACATAGGCGATGAAGGACTAGGTGAAGCCTATTATGAGAAACGGACAGAAAAAGTAAGTAGTATTAAGCAACGGATAGATGGTCAAATGGTTAAAACATTCATTTCACCATTTTGGACATTAGAACATGATATAGCACTAAGTGGACTCCGGCCGTTGCTGGTTAAGGCAGTTTTACAAGCAAAAAAGATTCAAAATAGTGACGAGTATGGTTTAACAGATAAGAAAGGCGAAACAGTAGAAGAGGAGATAATAAACCTTGAAGCCACCTGGAATGAAAATGGATATAATGATTTTCAAGTTGCCTATGATATTTATAAAAACATCATAACCAAAAAGAACAATAAAGTCTCTAAAGCAATCATAGGACAATGTTTTGCTAGTTTACTTGAACAATATAAAGATAAAAAATGGTTAAAAAAGCTTATATTGGAAGATAAATATATTGAATACTTGGTTAATGCAATCAACTATGCGACTTCCCAAGGAGGTGGCAAAATTGGTTGAGATTACGAATGAGGATATAGATTGTATTGAAACAATTCTTTTTCCTAACGGAAGTACGTTTAATGAAAGCCACAGGACTGTGATAAAAAATCTCGAAACGGTGGATATAAAAGCCTGTCCTGGAAGTGGGAAAACGACTTCTTTAATTGCCAAACTTTTAATTCTTGAAGAGAAACTTCCCCTAGAAAACAATAGGGGCATTTGTGTATTAACTCATACAAATGTTGGAGTAAATGAAATTAAAAATAGAAGTTCACAACAAGAGGGAAGCAAGTTGTTTCAATATCCAAATCATATTTCAACTATACAGGTGTTTGTTAACAAGTATTTGGCGATTCCTTCGTACAAACATTTTTTTCTAGGTAATGTTTATAGTATTGATGTGGATACATATCTTGAAAATTTCAAAAAATTGTTTTATAAAATTCCACGGGGATACAGACAAAATATTGAACGTAAATTTCCACTTGAAGACCTATTGCAAAAGCTCGTTTTTGAATATGAAGAAGACGGAATTATATATTTGGGAGCGAAAAAACTAGAAGATGTCTATAGTGAGACAACACCCACTTTTCAATATTTAAAAGATTTAAAGAAAGGTCTTTTAGAGAAAGGGATCCTTTCCTATCGAGATGCATATGTTATGGCATTTAAATTTATAAAAGAATTCCCAGAAATTCGTGATGTGATTTCAGCAAGATTTAAATTTTTATTTATGGATGAAATGCAAGATACTTCACCGATTCAAATGAAATTGTTAAACCAAGTCTTTGATATTAATAAAGTAATAATTCAACGGATTGGTGATACAAATCAAGCGATATTTGAAAGTCCAAACGAAGAATCAAGTTGGAAGCCAGATAAGAGGTCCCTTTCCCTAACTGAGAGTAAGCGATTATCATCAGCAATTGCAAAATGTATTGACAATGTAAGCGTTGACCCACAAAGAATCACAGGTAATGAGGCCATCCAAAATATTGAACCTACCATCATAGTGCTTAACGATAATAACATTGAAAAAGTATTGCCAACTTTCGCTGAACTGATTATTGAGAACAACCTTCTTCAAAAAGACAGGAAGGTCTTTAAAGCTATAGGTCGAGTTGGTAAAATTCATAAAGAAGGGCAAATAACACTTCCTAGCTATTATCCATCATTTAATAAAGGAAATAGTAAAAACATAAGAGTTAGTTATAGTTCGCTGCAGGAGTACATAGATGCTATTAATCGGATTGAAAACCCCGATGTCAATGAATATCGTAGACTCATAATCAATTGCCTGTTGCATGCACTCAGAATTGAAGATATAAAGAAGGACAATAAATGGTTTTCTGAAAAAGCACTTTTACAGACCTTAGCGGAGAAAAACGAGCAAATTGTTATTAATTTAAACAGATTAATTGCAAAATGGGTAGTAAACGCAAAAAACGGCCAACAAATTCATGATGAAATAGCTGGATTCATCACCAGTAAATTTGTTCCTTACATAAAAGGTAGTAAACAGGTGACTAAAGATCTTAGAGATTTTTGTGCAATTTCCAAAAAAAGTGTGGATAATGAGAATGAAATTGAAGAAATAGAACAAATTAACACCTTCATTCATGTTGCTAGCAATGGCAAGGATGAGGTCAAAATTAACTATTTCCGTAAGGTCAATATTCTTTGTTGTTGTTTTATTTTTTATTACAAAATGGTTAGGGAAAAAGCAAATCTCTGAATTATCTTTCTTTGAATATGTAACTGGTATTTCCATTGGAAGTATAG from Robertmurraya sp. FSL R5-0851 includes the following:
- a CDS encoding UvrD-helicase domain-containing protein; the protein is MVEITNEDIDCIETILFPNGSTFNESHRTVIKNLETVDIKACPGSGKTTSLIAKLLILEEKLPLENNRGICVLTHTNVGVNEIKNRSSQQEGSKLFQYPNHISTIQVFVNKYLAIPSYKHFFLGNVYSIDVDTYLENFKKLFYKIPRGYRQNIERKFPLEDLLQKLVFEYEEDGIIYLGAKKLEDVYSETTPTFQYLKDLKKGLLEKGILSYRDAYVMAFKFIKEFPEIRDVISARFKFLFMDEMQDTSPIQMKLLNQVFDINKVIIQRIGDTNQAIFESPNEESSWKPDKRSLSLTESKRLSSAIAKCIDNVSVDPQRITGNEAIQNIEPTIIVLNDNNIEKVLPTFAELIIENNLLQKDRKVFKAIGRVGKIHKEGQITLPSYYPSFNKGNSKNIRVSYSSLQEYIDAINRIENPDVNEYRRLIINCLLHALRIEDIKKDNKWFSEKALLQTLAEKNEQIVINLNRLIAKWVVNAKNGQQIHDEIAGFITSKFVPYIKGSKQVTKDLRDFCAISKKSVDNENEIEEIEQINTFIHVASNGKDEVKINYFRKVNILCCCFIFYYKMVREKANL
- a CDS encoding ATP-dependent nuclease — protein: MYLSEILITNFRKFGKSGLHLKLNKGFNLFVGENDSGKTTVIDAIKLVLGTQSNDFNKIEIDDFHIPNGSTSESNRASTIEISCIIRDLSLDEAKHLLEWLSFEKNNGKTEYVLHLTYNAKRQGKKIFYDVKAGKGEGAKLLNSEARNRIKATYLKPLRDANTELAPRKNSRLSQILSSHSAFEDEDSHFLVETFKEANNKIDLYFKGKNMDQSELPDQEGKNLLKEINSYLEKFSNKNNVLESGFKVSDLKLRYILERLSLQFSSEKPGLGSNNILFIATELLLLKREEFDGLKIALIEEIEAHLHTQAQIRLIEYLQEEAESSNIQLLLTTHSTVLSSKIKLENLFICNNDNIFSMRPDETELLKGDYLFLERFLDATKADMFFAQGVIMVEGDAENLIIPALSRVIDKPLSQYGVTVLNVGSTAFLRYSRIFRRKNIKEGQFTIPVACITDLDIDTEAYIGDEGLGEAYYEKRTEKVSSIKQRIDGQMVKTFISPFWTLEHDIALSGLRPLLVKAVLQAKKIQNSDEYGLTDKKGETVEEEIINLEATWNENGYNDFQVAYDIYKNIITKKNNKVSKAIIGQCFASLLEQYKDKKWLKKLILEDKYIEYLVNAINYATSQGGGKIG